Proteins found in one Rhodobacteraceae bacterium D3-12 genomic segment:
- a CDS encoding FAD-dependent oxidoreductase — MNKIFEVPIYPYERSPDQDSAAIVRHPVVIIGAGPIGLAAAIDLAQNGVPVVVLDDNDKVSFGSRAICFAKRPLEIMDRLGCGHEMVEKGVKWDVGKVFFDEREVYDFNLLPEKGHEFPAFINLQQYYFEEYLVKRARELQAQGAPIEIRGKNRVEAIGNHDDHARLEIGTPEGPYMLEADWLIACDGAGSPTRRMLGLDFVGRVFEDNFLIADVVMDADFPTERWFWFDPPFNRGQSALLHKQPDNVWRIDFQLGWDIDKDKELEPQNIDKRLRAMLGEDIEYQLEWSSIYTFQCRRMEKFRHGRVLFAGDSAHQVSPFGARGANSGVQDTDNLIWKLKLVMDGKAPESLLESYDVERIHGAEENILNSTRSTDFITPKSAMSRILRDAVLDLSEMHEFARPLVNSGRLSVPCVYDGSPLNSADALEGAPQRTRPGAPAIDAPLADGFLLPKLANRFTLLTIDADAPDRFEEDGIEVTRLALSLKDDKTLALKDRYLGSATSGVYLIRPDQHVAARRDTWNESLFRAALRRATGKE; from the coding sequence ATGAACAAGATTTTCGAAGTTCCGATTTATCCCTATGAGCGTTCTCCCGATCAGGATTCCGCCGCGATCGTGCGCCACCCTGTGGTCATCATCGGCGCCGGCCCAATCGGTCTCGCCGCCGCCATCGACCTCGCCCAAAACGGCGTCCCGGTCGTGGTGCTTGACGACAATGACAAGGTTTCCTTCGGCTCCCGCGCCATCTGTTTTGCCAAACGCCCGCTCGAAATCATGGACCGGCTCGGCTGTGGCCACGAGATGGTGGAAAAAGGCGTCAAATGGGACGTGGGCAAAGTCTTCTTTGACGAACGCGAAGTCTATGACTTCAACCTCCTGCCGGAGAAGGGCCACGAATTCCCTGCCTTTATCAACCTCCAGCAATATTACTTCGAAGAATACCTCGTGAAGCGCGCCCGCGAGTTGCAGGCCCAAGGCGCCCCCATCGAAATTCGCGGCAAAAACCGGGTCGAGGCGATCGGCAATCACGACGATCACGCCCGCCTCGAAATCGGCACGCCCGAAGGCCCCTATATGCTCGAAGCCGACTGGCTCATCGCCTGCGACGGGGCCGGCTCCCCCACCCGGCGGATGCTTGGCCTCGATTTTGTCGGTCGCGTGTTTGAGGATAACTTCCTGATCGCCGATGTGGTGATGGACGCCGATTTCCCGACCGAGCGCTGGTTCTGGTTCGACCCGCCCTTCAACCGCGGCCAATCCGCCCTCCTGCACAAGCAGCCCGACAATGTCTGGCGCATCGACTTCCAACTCGGCTGGGACATTGACAAGGACAAGGAACTCGAGCCCCAGAACATCGACAAACGCCTGCGCGCCATGCTCGGCGAGGATATCGAGTATCAACTGGAATGGTCCTCGATCTATACCTTCCAATGCCGCCGGATGGAGAAATTCCGCCATGGCCGCGTGCTCTTTGCTGGCGACAGCGCACATCAGGTCTCGCCCTTCGGGGCGCGCGGTGCCAATTCCGGGGTGCAGGACACCGACAACCTGATCTGGAAACTCAAACTGGTGATGGACGGCAAAGCCCCGGAATCGCTGCTCGAAAGCTATGATGTCGAGCGCATCCACGGCGCCGAAGAGAACATCCTCAACTCCACCCGCTCGACCGATTTCATCACCCCGAAATCCGCGATGTCGCGTATCCTGCGCGATGCGGTGCTTGACCTCTCCGAGATGCATGAATTCGCCCGCCCCCTCGTCAACTCCGGACGCCTCTCGGTGCCTTGCGTCTATGACGGCTCGCCGCTGAATTCGGCTGACGCGCTCGAAGGCGCCCCCCAACGCACCCGTCCGGGCGCACCAGCTATCGACGCCCCGTTGGCCGATGGGTTCCTGCTGCCAAAGCTCGCCAACCGCTTCACCCTGCTGACAATCGACGCCGACGCGCCCGACCGGTTCGAGGAAGACGGCATCGAAGTCACCCGCCTTGCGCTTTCGCTCAAGGATGACAAAACCCTCGCGCTCAAGGACCGCTACCTCGGCAGCGCCACCTCCGGCGTCTACCTCATTCGCCCGGATCAGCACGTAGCCGCCCGCCGCGACACTTGGAACGAAAGCCTCTTCCGCGCCGCCCTGCGCCGCGCCACGGGCAAGGAGTAA
- a CDS encoding MBL fold metallo-hydrolase: protein MAKAFASQGDMTEKEISFTEVGEGLYAFTAEGDPNSGVIIGDESVMIVEAQATPRLAQKVIDCVRSVTDKPISHVVLTHYHAVRVLGASAFGADQIIMSDTARSMVVERGQEDWDSEFQRFPRLFEGHESIPGLTYPTTTFSDAMTVYLGNRRVDIMHLGRAHTAGDAVIHVPDQNVMFTGDIVEYHSACYCGDGHFADWGDTLDNIKWFDVDAIAPGRGDALMGREMVNAAIENTRDFVESTYKPAARVAARGGSLKEAWDAVRETCDPKFKDYAIYEHCLPFNVARAYDEARGIDTPRIWTAQRDIEMWEALQS from the coding sequence ATGGCCAAAGCATTCGCATCCCAAGGCGACATGACCGAAAAAGAAATCTCCTTCACCGAAGTCGGCGAAGGTCTCTACGCTTTCACCGCCGAAGGCGACCCGAACTCCGGCGTGATCATCGGCGACGAAAGCGTCATGATCGTCGAAGCCCAAGCCACCCCGCGCCTCGCGCAAAAAGTCATCGACTGCGTGCGCAGCGTGACCGACAAGCCGATCTCGCATGTCGTGCTCACCCATTACCACGCCGTGCGCGTGCTGGGCGCCTCGGCCTTTGGCGCCGATCAGATCATCATGTCCGACACCGCCCGTTCCATGGTCGTCGAACGCGGTCAGGAAGACTGGGACAGCGAATTCCAACGCTTCCCGCGCCTGTTTGAAGGCCACGAAAGCATCCCCGGCCTGACCTACCCCACCACCACCTTCTCGGATGCGATGACCGTCTATCTCGGCAACCGCCGCGTTGACATCATGCACCTTGGTCGCGCCCACACGGCGGGCGATGCGGTGATCCACGTGCCGGACCAGAACGTCATGTTCACCGGCGACATCGTTGAATACCACTCCGCCTGCTATTGCGGCGACGGGCATTTCGCCGATTGGGGCGACACGCTCGACAACATCAAATGGTTCGACGTCGACGCCATCGCGCCGGGCCGGGGCGATGCGCTTATGGGTCGTGAAATGGTCAACGCCGCGATCGAAAACACCCGCGACTTTGTCGAAAGCACCTACAAACCCGCCGCCCGTGTCGCCGCCCGTGGCGGTTCGCTCAAAGAAGCATGGGACGCGGTGCGCGAAACCTGTGACCCCAAGTTCAAGGACTACGCAATTTACGAGCATTGCCTGCCATTCAACGTGGCCCGCGCCTATGACGAAGCCCGCGGCATCGACACGCCCCGCATCTGGACCGCCCAGCGCGATATCGAGATGTGGGAAGCCCTGCAAAGCTAA
- the fahA gene encoding fumarylacetoacetase, whose product MTLSKSWVTSANDPKHPFPLNNLPYGVFSTDTLDPRCGVAIGDMILDMAAAEEAGLITLADVPLFDVPFWNEVMEEGPALWDALRARLTEILAESSADQAAAEPLLIAQADAEMHLPCLVAEYTDFYAGKNHAVNVGTMFRGAENALPPNWLHIPIGYNGRASSVVVSGTDVRRPWGQLKSPDHDLPAFLPCRRFDLELEMGAIVGQASDGPITVDEADANIFGYVLLNDWSARDIQAWEYQPLGPFQAKATATSISPWIVTSAALAPFRCNTPEREFELLPHLKDTGPMLYDIDLSVTLAPEGKDASTIARTNYNQMYFSAAQQLAHHTTSGCPMTPGDLLGSGTISGPTKPERGSLLELSWGGKEPLTLDTGDTRTFLEDGDTLTLSGAAHGDGYTIGFGECTGTVLPALEDPYAR is encoded by the coding sequence ATGACCCTATCGAAATCTTGGGTAACTTCGGCCAATGACCCGAAACACCCGTTCCCCCTCAACAACTTGCCCTATGGCGTGTTTTCAACCGATACGCTCGATCCGCGCTGCGGTGTCGCCATCGGTGACATGATCCTCGACATGGCCGCCGCAGAAGAGGCCGGGCTGATCACCCTCGCTGACGTGCCGCTCTTTGACGTGCCGTTCTGGAACGAGGTGATGGAAGAAGGCCCCGCGCTCTGGGACGCCCTGCGCGCCCGCCTGACCGAGATCCTCGCCGAAAGCTCCGCAGATCAGGCCGCCGCCGAACCACTGCTAATCGCTCAGGCTGACGCAGAAATGCACCTGCCCTGCCTGGTGGCGGAATACACCGATTTCTATGCCGGTAAAAACCACGCCGTCAACGTCGGCACCATGTTCCGCGGCGCTGAAAACGCGCTGCCGCCGAACTGGTTGCACATCCCGATCGGCTACAACGGTCGCGCGTCGTCTGTGGTGGTCTCCGGCACCGATGTGCGCCGCCCGTGGGGGCAGCTCAAATCGCCCGATCACGACCTGCCCGCCTTCCTGCCGTGCCGCCGCTTCGATCTCGAACTCGAAATGGGCGCCATCGTCGGTCAGGCCTCAGACGGCCCGATCACCGTTGACGAAGCCGATGCCAACATCTTCGGCTACGTGCTGCTCAACGACTGGTCCGCGCGCGACATCCAGGCTTGGGAATACCAGCCCCTCGGCCCGTTTCAGGCCAAGGCGACCGCCACATCAATCAGCCCGTGGATCGTGACATCCGCCGCCCTCGCGCCCTTCCGCTGCAACACGCCGGAACGTGAATTTGAACTGTTGCCGCACCTCAAGGACACCGGCCCGATGCTCTATGACATCGACCTCTCGGTCACGCTGGCACCCGAAGGCAAAGATGCCTCCACCATCGCGCGCACCAACTATAACCAGATGTATTTTTCTGCGGCTCAGCAACTGGCCCATCACACCACATCCGGCTGCCCGATGACACCGGGCGACCTGCTCGGCTCCGGCACCATCTCCGGCCCCACCAAACCGGAACGCGGCTCCCTGTTAGAGCTGAGCTGGGGCGGCAAGGAGCCCCTCACACTCGACACCGGCGACACACGCACCTTCCTCGAAGACGGCGACACGCTCACCCTCTCGGGCGCGGCCCATGGCGATGGCTACACCATCGGCTTTGGTGAATGCACAGGCACCGTCCTGCCAGCGCTGGAAGACCCCTACGCACGATAA
- a CDS encoding MarR family transcriptional regulator, producing MSISDDFDLQNFLPYLLNQAAEESSLAFQQVYKGRYGMLRTEWRVLFHLGIYGRMTAREIGHRSKMHKTKISRAVAKLAERRFVTRERDEDDRRLELLELTQAGQRAYRDLRQVAMAYDAKLSARFSDEENALLRRLLRQLGESGAG from the coding sequence ATGAGCATATCAGATGATTTCGATTTACAGAACTTCTTGCCGTATTTGTTGAATCAGGCGGCAGAGGAAAGCAGTTTGGCGTTCCAGCAGGTCTATAAGGGGCGCTATGGCATGTTGCGCACCGAGTGGCGGGTTCTGTTTCACCTTGGCATTTATGGTCGGATGACTGCGCGCGAGATCGGGCATCGCTCGAAAATGCACAAGACCAAGATCAGCCGGGCCGTGGCGAAGCTTGCCGAGCGGCGATTCGTGACGCGCGAGCGCGACGAAGACGACCGGCGGCTTGAGCTTTTGGAGCTTACGCAGGCGGGGCAGCGGGCGTATCGGGATTTGCGTCAGGTCGCGATGGCTTACGACGCAAAGCTGTCGGCGCGGTTCAGCGACGAGGAAAACGCTTTGTTGCGCCGATTGCTGCGGCAATTGGGCGAGAGCGGAGCGGGCTAG
- a CDS encoding DMT family transporter codes for MTDQTKGLLFTLMGVLFVVPDSLFVRLIAADALVIAFWRGAISGGAILVWLVLTRGFEPFRALLGTGFYGLFYSLITGAAGIFFVSAVSLTSVANVVLILASMPVFAAIYSWLFLGERVSRRMVRTMIAVAIGIAVIAYGSGETEGAHWSGDLIALSLSALFAAGLTAARRVRHVSMVPGAALGYVFWSLVLLAFVAPMQVPEGQWGLVALHGLLISVSGIGLALGPRYIPSAEVGLLILLESVLAPLLVWAMVGEAPGGYALVGGAIVIGALAVYNLSALRRG; via the coding sequence ATGACAGATCAGACCAAAGGATTGCTGTTCACGCTGATGGGCGTGTTGTTCGTTGTGCCGGATTCGCTTTTTGTGCGGCTGATCGCGGCGGATGCGCTTGTTATTGCGTTTTGGCGCGGGGCGATTTCGGGCGGGGCGATTTTGGTGTGGCTGGTTTTGACGCGCGGGTTTGAGCCGTTTCGCGCGCTTTTAGGCACCGGGTTTTACGGTCTGTTTTATTCGCTGATCACTGGCGCGGCGGGGATTTTCTTTGTCTCGGCGGTGAGCCTGACGTCGGTGGCGAATGTGGTGTTGATCCTCGCTTCTATGCCGGTGTTTGCAGCGATCTATAGCTGGCTGTTTTTGGGAGAGCGGGTGTCGCGGCGGATGGTGCGCACGATGATCGCGGTGGCGATTGGGATCGCTGTGATCGCCTATGGCTCGGGCGAGACCGAAGGGGCGCATTGGTCAGGGGATTTGATCGCGCTGAGCCTGTCGGCGCTGTTTGCGGCGGGGCTAACGGCGGCGCGGCGGGTGAGGCATGTGTCGATGGTTCCGGGCGCGGCGCTGGGCTATGTGTTCTGGTCGCTGGTGCTGTTGGCGTTTGTCGCACCGATGCAGGTGCCAGAGGGGCAATGGGGGCTGGTGGCGTTACACGGCTTGCTGATCTCGGTCAGCGGGATCGGGCTGGCGTTGGGGCCGCGATACATCCCAAGCGCAGAGGTGGGATTGTTGATCTTGCTGGAATCGGTGCTGGCGCCGCTGTTGGTCTGGGCGATGGTCGGAGAGGCACCGGGAGGCTATGCGCTGGTGGGCGGGGCCATCGTGATCGGGGCTTTGGCGGTGTACAATTTAAGCGCGTTGAGGCGGGGGTGA
- a CDS encoding division plane positioning ATPase MipZ, whose protein sequence is MAHIIVVGNEKGGAGKSTVSMHVATALARLGHSISALDLDLRQKTFGRYSENRRRFMDKSGLSLPGAEYHDLPEIDKSQLKPGENIYDHRLSAAVAALDPDNDFILIDCPGSHTRLSQVAHSLADTLITPLNDSFVDFDLLAHVDSDGDTILGPSVYSEMVWSARQLRAQAGLKPIDWIVLRNRLGAQRMVNKEKMEHALEKLSKRIGFRVAPGFNERVIFRELFPRGLTLLDLKDIGVKQLNISNVAARQELRDLMKSLNLPGVSVDF, encoded by the coding sequence ATGGCGCATATTATCGTCGTGGGAAATGAAAAAGGCGGAGCAGGTAAATCCACTGTCTCCATGCATGTCGCCACCGCCTTGGCGCGGCTTGGTCATTCGATCTCGGCGCTTGATCTTGACCTCAGACAAAAAACCTTTGGCCGTTACTCCGAAAATCGGCGTCGTTTCATGGATAAATCCGGCCTGTCCCTGCCCGGCGCCGAATACCATGATCTGCCCGAGATTGATAAATCGCAACTCAAGCCCGGTGAGAATATCTATGACCACCGCCTTTCTGCCGCCGTGGCTGCGCTCGACCCGGATAACGACTTCATCCTGATCGACTGCCCCGGCTCGCACACCCGCCTGTCGCAAGTGGCGCACAGCCTCGCCGACACGCTCATCACGCCGCTGAACGACAGCTTCGTCGATTTCGACCTGCTCGCCCATGTCGACAGCGACGGCGACACCATCCTCGGCCCCTCGGTCTATTCCGAAATGGTCTGGTCCGCCCGCCAATTGCGCGCTCAGGCCGGCCTCAAACCGATCGACTGGATCGTTTTGCGCAACCGGCTTGGGGCGCAACGTATGGTCAACAAGGAAAAGATGGAGCACGCACTGGAAAAGCTCTCCAAGCGCATCGGATTCCGTGTCGCGCCGGGCTTTAACGAACGGGTGATCTTCCGCGAACTTTTCCCCCGTGGCCTGACCCTGCTCGACCTCAAGGACATCGGCGTCAAGCAGCTCAACATCTCGAATGTTGCCGCCCGCCAAGAGCTTCGCGACCTTATGAAATCTCTAAACCTGCCGGGTGTGAGCGTGGATTTCTGA
- a CDS encoding C4-dicarboxylate TRAP transporter substrate-binding protein, whose amino-acid sequence MNLWKSAAVAALAFGFASEAVATEWNVSVWGKRRAFTEHVEKLAELVSEKTNGEFTMNVSYGGLSKNRENLDGISIGAFEMAQFCAGYHPDKNRLITVLELPFLGVENLAQEVHVSHAVYAHPAVQEEMAQWNAKLLMTSPMPQYNIVGTGEPRDKLADFEGMRVRATGGLGKAFTAVGAVPTSVTSSEAYQAMESGVVDTVAFAQHAHLSFGTINQATWWTANLNPGTVNCPVVVNIDAYNALSDKERAALDSSVDEAIAYYLENYGKLLAKWDTVLEEKNVKKVMLSEEELAAFRAKAADPISAAWIKDIEAQGLPGQELYDLVVAELKKAKGM is encoded by the coding sequence ATGAATTTGTGGAAATCCGCCGCAGTTGCGGCGTTGGCCTTTGGGTTTGCGAGCGAAGCTGTCGCGACCGAATGGAATGTTTCGGTCTGGGGCAAGCGCCGGGCCTTTACGGAGCATGTTGAAAAGCTGGCCGAACTGGTGAGCGAAAAGACCAATGGCGAGTTCACGATGAACGTGAGCTATGGTGGTCTGTCCAAGAACCGCGAGAACCTTGACGGGATCTCGATCGGGGCGTTTGAGATGGCGCAGTTTTGTGCCGGATATCACCCGGACAAGAACCGTCTTATCACCGTGCTTGAGCTGCCGTTCCTTGGCGTTGAGAACCTTGCGCAGGAAGTGCATGTAAGCCATGCGGTTTACGCCCATCCCGCGGTTCAGGAAGAGATGGCGCAGTGGAATGCCAAGCTTTTGATGACCTCGCCCATGCCGCAATACAACATTGTCGGCACCGGAGAGCCGCGCGACAAGCTGGCCGATTTTGAAGGCATGCGGGTGCGTGCGACTGGTGGGCTTGGCAAAGCGTTTACCGCTGTTGGCGCTGTGCCGACGTCGGTCACGTCGTCCGAAGCCTATCAGGCGATGGAATCGGGTGTTGTTGACACGGTTGCCTTTGCCCAACACGCGCATTTGTCGTTTGGCACGATCAATCAGGCGACATGGTGGACTGCGAACCTCAACCCCGGCACGGTAAACTGCCCGGTGGTGGTGAACATCGACGCCTATAATGCGCTTTCGGACAAGGAGCGCGCGGCGCTGGACAGCTCGGTTGATGAGGCGATTGCATATTACCTCGAAAATTACGGCAAGCTGCTTGCCAAGTGGGACACCGTTCTTGAGGAGAAAAACGTCAAGAAGGTTATGCTGAGCGAAGAGGAGCTGGCAGCGTTCCGCGCCAAGGCGGCGGACCCGATTTCGGCGGCCTGGATCAAGGATATCGAAGCGCAGGGCCTTCCGGGTCAAGAGCTTTATGACCTTGTGGTTGCGGAGCTGAAAAAAGCCAAAGGCATGTAA
- a CDS encoding TRAP transporter small permease: MAGSAAVLEDSSLLSRLDRALLPVERFCALLSGLAIFSLMFLAAYSVIGRKFFGSPLLGYIDYIEAAMPIIAIMGISFVQRDGTHVRMDMLVGALKGRMLWLFELVSVVLILLLILALTWGAWEHFLRSFDCARPLCSRDSSIDIGLPTWPSKLVVPIAFVVLVLRLLIQIAGYGRALFLGLENPVAVPLTMSAAEQAMHEAEILEGHD, translated from the coding sequence ATGGCCGGATCCGCCGCAGTTTTAGAAGACAGCAGCCTTTTGAGCAGGCTAGATCGTGCGCTTTTACCGGTTGAGCGATTTTGTGCGCTGCTCAGCGGGTTGGCGATTTTCTCGCTGATGTTTTTGGCCGCCTATTCGGTGATTGGACGCAAGTTCTTTGGCTCGCCGTTGCTGGGGTATATTGATTATATCGAAGCGGCGATGCCGATCATTGCAATCATGGGCATTTCCTTTGTTCAGCGCGATGGCACGCATGTGCGGATGGATATGCTTGTTGGGGCGCTCAAGGGGCGGATGCTCTGGTTGTTCGAGTTGGTCTCGGTGGTTTTGATCCTGCTGTTGATCCTCGCGTTGACGTGGGGCGCGTGGGAACATTTTCTGCGCTCGTTTGACTGCGCGCGTCCGCTGTGCAGCCGGGACAGTTCGATTGATATCGGTTTGCCGACCTGGCCGTCCAAGCTGGTTGTGCCGATTGCCTTTGTGGTGCTTGTTTTGCGGCTGTTGATACAGATCGCAGGCTATGGGCGGGCGCTTTTCCTTGGGTTGGAGAACCCGGTTGCCGTGCCATTGACCATGAGCGCGGCCGAGCAGGCCATGCATGAGGCCGAAATTCTGGAAGGGCATGATTGA